A stretch of Nyctibius grandis isolate bNycGra1 chromosome 34 unlocalized genomic scaffold, bNycGra1.pri SUPER_34_unloc_2, whole genome shotgun sequence DNA encodes these proteins:
- the LOC137677056 gene encoding olfactory receptor 14J1-like yields the protein MSSSSSITMFLLLPFADTRELQLLHFWLFLGTYLAALLGNGLIISAVAFDHRLHTPMYFFLLNLSFIDLGTISTTLPKAMASSLWDTRAISYAGCALQLFLFLFLIVAEYCLLMVMAYDRYVAICKPLHYGTLMGSRACVHMAAAAWGTSFLYALLHMANTFSLPLCKGNALDQFFCEIPHILKLSCSHSYLSEVGLLVVSACLALMCFVFIVLSYVQIFRAVLRIPSEQGRHKAFSTCLPHLAVVSLFVSTGTFAYLKPPSISSQSLDLVVAVLYSVIPPAVNPLIYSMRNQELKDALKKLIQSVVFQQQHLLPTSLHK from the coding sequence ATGTCCAGCAGCAGTTCCATCACCatgttcctcctcctgccatttGCAGACAcgcgggagctgcagctcttgcacttctggctcttcctgggcacctacctggctgccctcctgggcaaCGGCCTCATCATCAGCGCCGTAGCCTTTGACCATcgcctccacacccccatgtacttcttcctcctcaacctctccttCATCGACCTGGGGACCATCTCTACCACTCTTCCCAAAGCCATGGCCAGTTCCCTTTGGGACACCAGGGCCATCTCCTATGCAGGATGTGCTCTCCAACtctttctatttctcttcttgATAGTGGCAGAGTATTGTCTTCTGATGGTCATGGCCTATGACCGCTacgttgccatctgcaaacctcTGCACTACGGGACCCTgatgggcagcagagcttgtgtccacatggcagcagctgcctggggcactAGTTTCCTTTATGCTCTGCTGCACAtggccaatacattttcactaccaCTTTGCAAAGGCAATGCCctggaccagttcttctgtgaaatcccccacatCCTGAAGCTCTCGTGCTCACACTCCTACCTCAGCGAGGTTGGTCTGCTTGTGGTTAGTGCCTGTTTAgctttaatgtgttttgttttcattgtgctctcctatgtgcagatcttcagggccgtgctgaggatcccctctgagcagggacggcacaaagccttttccacgtgcctccctcacctggctgTGGTCTCCCTGTTTGTCAGCACTGGCACGTTTGCCTACCTGAAGcccccctccatctcctcccaaTCCCTGGATCTGGTGGTGGCAGTTCTGTACTCAGTAAttcctccagcagtgaaccccctcatctacagcatgaggaatcAGGAACTCAAGGATGCACTGAAGAAGCTGATTCAGTCAGTAGTCTTTCAGCAGCAACATCTGCTGCCAACATCTCTTCACAAGTGA